TACTATATATTCATAATACATAAAAAAGTTAAATTTATATAAATAAAAGTAATAAATTTTATTATTAATATTTATTAAAAATAGTTATTATATTTTTATATAAAAAATACTTTATTAAAATATTTAATTCAATAAAAATAAAAAACTATTTTAATATATAAAATATTGTTAAATAAAAAGGATAAGTTAAAAATGTCAAAAATAAAAAAAATATTTGCTAGAGAAATATTAGATTCACGTGGATTTCCTACTATTGAAACAGAAGTTCATTTAGAAAGTGGTCATTTCGGTTGTTCAGCAGCTCCTTCTGGAGCATCAACGGGGTCTAAAGAAGCTTTAGAATTAAGAGATTTTGATAAAAATCGATTTCTGGGAAAAGGAGTGCAAAAAGCAATAAACTATGTTAATACAGATATAAATAAAGAATTAATAAATAAACAATCAGAAAATCAAAAAGAAATCGATTATTTAATGATTGAGTTAGACGGTACAAATAATAAATCAAAATTTGGCGCTAATGCAATTTTATCTGTATCACTATCTTTAGCAAAAGCAACTGCATCTGAAAAAAAAATACCATTTTATTCTTATATATCTCAAATTAATAATACAAATAATAAATTCTCCATTCCTCTTCCAATGATTAATATTATCAATGGAGGAATGCACGCTAATAATAATATTGACATTCAAGAATTTATGATCCAACCTATAGGAGCAAGAAATATAAGACAAGCCATTCAAATGGGTTCAGAAATTTTTCATACATTAGGTATGATTCTTAAAGAAAAAGGATATTCAACCTGTGTTGGAGATGAAGGAGGATATGCACCTAATTTAAAATCTAATGAAGAAGCATTATCCATAATTAGTTTAGCTGTAGAAAAAACTAATTATAGATTAGGAGAAGATATTACTTTTGCAATAGATTGCGCTGCATCAGAACTATTTGATAAAAATACTAAAAAATATAGACTAAAAAATGAAAATAAAGAATTTACTTCACAGGAATTTACACATTACTTAGAAAAACTAACAAATAAATATCCAATTATATCTATAGAAGACGGACAAAATGAAGATGATTGGGAAGGTTTTATATACCAAACAAAAATTTTAGGAAATAAAATTCAATTAGTTGGAGATGATTTATTTGTTACAAATAAAAAAATATTGAGAAAAGGAATAAAAAACAAAGTTGCTAATGCTATTTTAATTAAATTTAATCAAATAGGAACTCTAACAGAAACATTAGAAACAATTTATTTAGCTAAAAAAAATAATTATTCTGTTATAATATCACATAGATCTGGAGAAACAGAAGATACAAGTATAGCAGATCTTTCTGTCGGGACATCCGCAGGACAAATAAAAACTGGTTCAATGTGTAGATCAGATAGAACAGCTAAATATAATAGATTAATTAAAATAGAAGAATCACTAAAAAAACAAAAAAAAACATTTAAAAAAAAATTAAATATATTTAAATTTAAAAAATAAAACTACATATACTCAAATTACATAAATAACTAAATCATATAAAAAAAAAGAAACCCCCTATATACTAGGGGTAATAGAATTATTAAGAGAATATCTATATAAATAATATATATTTAAACATATAAAATTATAAATAATAAAAATATTTATTTTATTAAAAAGTGTAATAAATTTAATAATTAAATTACTAAACGGGAATTATTATGAAAAAAAAAACTATTGTATTAATAGATGGAAATTATTGTTTATATCAAACATATTTTT
The nucleotide sequence above comes from Buchnera aphidicola (Cinara curvipes). Encoded proteins:
- the eno gene encoding phosphopyruvate hydratase; this encodes MSKIKKIFAREILDSRGFPTIETEVHLESGHFGCSAAPSGASTGSKEALELRDFDKNRFLGKGVQKAINYVNTDINKELINKQSENQKEIDYLMIELDGTNNKSKFGANAILSVSLSLAKATASEKKIPFYSYISQINNTNNKFSIPLPMINIINGGMHANNNIDIQEFMIQPIGARNIRQAIQMGSEIFHTLGMILKEKGYSTCVGDEGGYAPNLKSNEEALSIISLAVEKTNYRLGEDITFAIDCAASELFDKNTKKYRLKNENKEFTSQEFTHYLEKLTNKYPIISIEDGQNEDDWEGFIYQTKILGNKIQLVGDDLFVTNKKILRKGIKNKVANAILIKFNQIGTLTETLETIYLAKKNNYSVIISHRSGETEDTSIADLSVGTSAGQIKTGSMCRSDRTAKYNRLIKIEESLKKQKKTFKKKLNIFKFKK